Within the Oncorhynchus masou masou isolate Uvic2021 chromosome 1, UVic_Omas_1.1, whole genome shotgun sequence genome, the region ggccaggtggacagcaaggagtcatcatgtcaggtagtcctagggctgagagagaggggtgagaggcactcactcactcactcacactactgcagcataaatactgcagcataaatactggaggcacatattgcacttttactttcttctccaacactttgtttttgcattatttcaaccaaattgaaagtttcattatttatttgaggctaaattgattttattgatgtattatattaagttaaaataagtgttcattcagtattgttgtaattgtcattattacaaataaaatataaaaaaaatcggctgattaatcggtatcggctttttggtcctccaataatcggtatcggcattgaaaaatcataatcggtcgacctctagtccatcTTTCTCTTTTCGCTCATGCCTATACCTTCTCTTCCTGTGATAGGCCCCACGCAGCACATCTGGGCACTCTAGCACTGTGGTGTGGAGAACCTGATGTCATAGACTGCACTGGTTCCagagctggtgttggacctcttGTTTCCGCTCACTCAAGGGTCTTTCCCCTGGCTTGGAGCCAGCTGCTTGCCCAGAGATTTAATGAGACTAACAGCTGCATTAGCTTTCACAGGcgtgcacacacgcatgcacatggACACACAACATTTCTGGAGAGTACTATACTATCCAGTACCACGGTGCTGTATCAGTTTTCATGTGCACAGGCTGGTACAGCCTCTACATGTTATTCCGCAGCCAAAGACGTATTCAAATAGTGACATAAGTAGTGGCTTTTCGTTTTGTACGAGGTAGCGGAGCTCACGTCACACCTGTACCTTTATAAGTTTAGAATGTAGTCTGTGGCATATTGTATTTAAACTTAACACAATTATCGGTAACTAGCCTATATAGTGTACATTGGAATCTAACTCCAAGTTTAGTGTTTATTACACGCAAAGAAAGTGTATCCTCCGGAGAGACCGATTTAATAGTTTGAATAAAACAAGAACTGAAACACAATGAGGTCAGGAGTCAACCTTTTTCTTGATGACCTGGGTGTGGTCAGCACTTCTCCCTGTGTTTGTCATATAATTTCCATACAAGCAATGACCAGTGAAAACTCAGTGGAAATCCATTGTACTGTATATCCTTGGTCATGCACCCAAGAACAATATATGTTTCAAATAAACATAAGATCCATTTGAAGCATTGTGTATTATTTATCTCTACCTGAAGgatttaacacatacagtacttgATGTAGTGCAGTTTTCAGAATATTCTTCCGTACCTATAATAATCGAACTAGTCAACTGATATGAACAAAAGGCAAATGGTGAATAGTATCCTTAGAATGGGCCCCTGGTCTCTTCAGggcactacactcttagaaaaaagggttcttcggccaTCCCTACAGGAGAACCTGATTTGGctccaggtaaaacccttttgggTTTAGCACCTTTTTGTCTGAGAGTGTTGGTCACCATTCATCCACTGTTAGTGAGGTCAGAGTAGGTAACATCAGGGGCTCTGCTGTTTGGAACCTCTTGATTAATCAACCAGAAGAAAGACTATTTACCTCAGACCAAAGCCTACACTATTTCACCATATTTGTGTAATTACACATTATTTGTGTtttaacattttacattttttggTAATAATAAAAACATCTAGTTTGGTTGAAATGCCCTTTTCTTCTCAATGGAAAGACTGTGTAGGCTCTGTTCACTCTTCCCTCTAATTTAGTGGTATCCAATTATGTTTTATGGTAGCAACCATGTTCTCACTTGTAGACAAGTGGGTAGGACGGATGACTCAAACTCTGGTCATATGAAATCTGAAGAGGTACCATGTGTCATCAGTGCCACCGCTTCCcacaagaaaaaaaaacatgtttttgcggCTCAACACAGGAAGCACCTTGGTCACAAAGACAAAAATGTTGAGTTTCCTCTGAGGCCTCCAGACTAGTTGGCTGGTTTTAGCCAACCAGTTTACACTCAGAGCAACATTTTTAGAACTTGTATATAGATGAAAGGAAATACATTGTTGATAATGCATAGATTGGTCAAATGCATGAACGGATGGATATAGCTCAAACAAGTGGTAAagaaaagggaaagagagagaagggtgtgatACTGCATCAACCCACTGCTAAACATGCCGGTCACGCCCCTGTTTTATTCTGATGATGTCATGGTAAGGGATGGCTGAGCAGCACTCGTAAAAAGCTCCCCATCCGTGATTCAATTCCCCCCGCCGCACAGCCACAATCAAGGAAATTGAAGGAGCACTTGGTCAGCCTCCATGCCATCGATTTTTAAATGAGCCAGGCGAGCAGGCAGGAGAGAGGCGCTGTCCTGGCCGTCTGTGTCCCTTCACTGGAATatgaggggatgaggggatgggagaggacgAGAATCCAATAAGCTTTGCGATTACATTATAcaggacaaaaaaaaacatgaaccCAAATCGTGACCGGGCCCCTCCCTGTATCTATCAAGAACAGAGTAGAGGGATGGGATAGCAGTGTATTCTGTGGGGCGTGGGGAGAGGTCTTAAGGAtgatggatggggagagggagagatcatATGAGACAGTTGCATACAGTACCCCTATTAAAAGCCCAGTATAGAGTCTCAAGCAAGGATGTGTTTTTCCCCAAGTTGGTTTATCAAAATTGGTACTGTAATACTTTGCATAAAGCCCCCATGAACTGAATTTATCTGAGAAAGAAAGGGGACAAGAAAGAGAAGAGGCCTGTAAACTAAAGCACAACGAAATGACTTTCTTGAGCTAAAAATGAACATATTGTCTGTGGTTAGTCAGTCATTTCAACCCTGTCTGCATTCACTGTTCAGACGATATATGGGTGCCACACAGCTCACCTCACACCAGCCATATCTTCTCGGGCCTACTATCCCCGCAAAACTTCAGGGCTGTCGTCACGAAAAAAGAACTGAACAATAATGGTACGTGCCTCGGGAAGTGGTGGCTCAGGCAACTGTTGCTCTGGACCACATACTAAAGTTTAATGATGAGGTCACAGGAAGTGTATAATATCACCTAAACCCCCTGATTGACTTTCAGTGTGAGGCCCTAGGCATTAAATGCATAGTGGGACTATTTCTAAGCGTAGGTTTTATGATTGAATTTATGGGTAAAATCAGTCCAGCACACCAAGGTCAGTAGAGCTACCCCGGGTTTCCATGGTTACCATGCTAGCCCTGTCTGAGCATCTGATGGATGAACACAAGGCATGATGGGATGGGCTAATGAAATCTGACCACACCAAGGAGCTGTAAAAACAAAACACGCACAGCCTGGCGAGAGACGACTTTGATATATTATAAACCTTTCAACTGAAAACAAAATATACTTCCCCACTCCTGCATTCTCTTAAATTCTTATGCCATATGTTCTTCATAAGAATAACATTTATCTACAATGTTTGGATGCGTCTTGACATGACATGAATGCTTATTGCATTGGATTGAGAGCCAAGCACCTTGTGTAAATAACTGCAAAGTTTCCATATTTAGGCCGAATTAAAACATGCTAAATAAATAACACCAACTCATGCCACCTGGTGATGGTTAAGATGACTGCACTTGTCAAAAAGGAGTAAACACACTAGCAATGTTCTGTACAATATTGACTATTGACCAAGTTGTCTttgtttattctctctccctatctatttTAGGTGTTCACATCCTGATCGCTGTTGGCGCAGTGATGATGGTTGTCGGCTTCCTCGGCTGCTATGGTGCCATTCAGGAGTCTCAGTGTCTTCTTGGAACAGTGAGTCATACAGACAGAACACCATGCAGCAAAGAGTCACTTGTATGTGGTCTAGCCAGCCCATTCCTGGCTATCGCCTAAATTGTCCACTGAATGAATGGCTTTGTTTTCCTCCAGTTCTTTGCCTGCTTGGTGATCCTGTTCGCTTGTGAGGTGGCAGCTGGAATCTTTGGATTCATGCACAAAGATTCGGTGAGGACACATACTAATTCTGATcttacacacagaaacacattgcacacacacaaaaacaaaatgtaTATTGAAACACAGCGTAGCATACAGTACTACAGGATAGAGTTAAAAGCCATTGATGATGTCATAGTGTGGCTCTAATGTGATCATGACAAAGTAACTGAGGGCGGAATAACTACATTCAGTTATTCCTTCAGCATCCCATATCTGTCATAACctgaccagacacatcctgtcctTTTTGGTTGTAGATTTCCAAAGAGCTGATTACCTTCTATGACAATGTGTACGACAACTCTGTAGCAACCActttaacagaccaggacaagAAACAGGCTGCAGCTGCTGTGCTGAAGGCCTTCCATGAGACGGTAAGTCAAGCTCATACTTAAACTAAAAGCATAACTGTCCAAAACTCTCTTGTAAGCTGATTTTTAAACACACAAAGTGAATCTCATAGCAACatccaaacacagacacacatctcaCTAATAAAGCTCCACTAACACGTGCCTTTTTATTTTAGTTGGAATGCTGTGGTAGGGGCATCATCAACCCGTTCGCTACGTTAATCACCCAAGGTTTAACGGACATCTGCCCCAAGTCAGTCTCCGCTTCCACTACAGTAAGTACTCTTATGGCCAACTATGAGGACAGAATGTTGGTTTTTAGTGCATACGCCACAAAATACAATTTAGACTCAAATGTGTTATTTTGTTTGACAGGACTGTCATGGAAAAATCAGGGAGCTCTTTAACGAGAAGGTTTACCTGATTGGCATCGCTGCCCTGATAGTTGCTATTATTATGGTGAGTATTATGAAAGAGAGGATGTAGCTTGTGTGGAAGTGTAGCTCATACAAGATAAGGGATCCTTGGCATCTCTATGAAGAGACCCATAATGCCCCTCTCATTTCTTTGTTCTCTCCTGTCAGATCTTTGAGATGACCTTTAGTATGGTCCTGTGCTGTGGGATCCGCAACAGCCCGGTGTACTAAAGTCCAGGGGGAAGAAGCAAGGGCTAGTGACCTCTGGAGATACTAGCCAATGACTGAAGGAAAATATTTATCttcctttttttgtttttatagCCTGTCACTTCCTCAAATAGTTGCTTGCCAATTTTGCCAGTTGTAGAAGATCAAAAATGCATCTTCTCACACAGTTTTTGATAATGCAGTACCAACTATTCTTGTCTGTCACCGATCGCTGTTCAGTATTTTGACTAATGTTAGTCTGTACAAAATGTTGAGGTTTACATTGGCATggcatttaaacacacacacacacacacacgtacagatcCTGGAATTATCTTGTTTTAATTGTAAAGTATTGCTACTTTGCTGGAGGAGTCCAAAACATTGTACTCTGATAAACCAACaatcttttttcaaatgtatatgtataaactgtatatATTTGCAGTGCTTTATGACTGGCAAGCATGGGTAATGTATTGAATCCCTTCTCCCCACAAGTTTCTGCACTCACTGCTTGTCTGCCTGAGGTTTCTCCATAGACAACAACCACTAAGAAACAGTGAATGGATACTATTGATTTGTCTGTTCCATCTAAAACAAAGATAATAGAGGTGATAGTTTCCCCTGTGCTTTTCTAACACCTACCAAGCCATAAAGAGACCCCATGCCTCCGAGCCTTATGAGTGGAATGTCCCATCCTCCCCAACAACACCTTGTTCCTGTAAAACTACATTGAATGTCCTGTCCTTAACCTATTGCTGTGTACTATGCATACCTAAAGAAGCCTCACCTCCTAGGCTGGCGCAGCGGACAAACGCAGTGCTGAGGTGCCACTACAGCATGGGGTTCGATCCCAgacacaaccggccgtgaccgggagccCAATAGGATGGCGCGCAATTGGCCCAATGCCGTCTGGGGTAGGGGAAGATTTGGATGGTGGGGCTTTCCTTGGCTCATCTTGCTATAGCGACTCCTTGTGACAGGTCTGGACGCCTGTAAGATGACTCCAATCATCAGTTGAACAGTATTTCCTCTGACATATTGGTGCAGCTGACATCTGGGTTAAGAGAGCAGTGTAATAAGAAGTAGGCTGGTCATGTTTCGGAGGGCGCATGACTCAACCTTCACATCTCCCGAGCCCGTTGCAGAGATGAGCCAAGGGACCTAATacggggtaaaaaaaaatatgctggacctggttagtacttggtcagaaaccgcctgggaataccaggtgccaTAAACGCAAAAACATAttaaagaaaaacaaaacaaagtcaCCTTCAGCCATTCATACAAATCTAGTTTATTTTCAAAGAATCATTTTTATGCCTGCTGGTTATACTGACAGTCAAACATCTTATTATGCTGGGACATGCCGGACAATGTTGTATCTGTGCTGTATGatgatactgtataataccactgACCATGCAGTTGTGagaggttgtgtttgtgtgtcaggaaGTCAAATACTGGCCATGTCAAAAAGTCAAGTCCACGACCAACCCACCACTAGGGGGCAGACCTGTTGTGATGCTTCATGGTATTCCATTGCTATGGTTCCAAAGCCAGGGGGAGCTCTTGTCATACATTCTTGCTCCACTTTGACTTTGGTTGCCTGCTCAACTGCAAAGCACTTCTTACTGGTTCCATTTCGATCTTCAGCTTCCCCATTTCGATCTTCAGAGTTCACAGATTTGAATCTGATCCATTAGAGGGCGAGGTGGAGCTATCACCCTATTATCTACACCCATCCAGTCCTTTCAGATCTGTTAACACGGAAGGGGTATGGGCTAGGGACTGAAATGGAACCAGGCCCTTAACATTCACCTATATACACACATAAGCACTTAAACACTCACACATACTCACTCCCATCATTTGTGTAGTCCTACATAATAGACTGTACGGCTTTCTAAGCCAACCAAAACCTTGTCTTGTTAACACATAATGCCTATGCTGATATATGGTTAAGTGTCTTGTATCATGTACAGCTATATATTATTGTACTAATGACCATGTAAAGACAATGTAGCTATGCCTTTCATTGTGATATTTTGTCTGGTACGTTGTCAAAAGATAAATGGGTGTCGGCTTCAGTGGC harbors:
- the LOC135550167 gene encoding CD81 antigen-like, whose protein sequence is MGVEGCTKCIKYMLFFFNFIFWLAGGVVLGVALWLRHDGHTSSLLELKFDGQQAPTTFLNSVHILIAVGAVMMVVGFLGCYGAIQESQCLLGTFFACLVILFACEVAAGIFGFMHKDSISKELITFYDNVYDNSVATTLTDQDKKQAAAAVLKAFHETLECCGRGIINPFATLITQGLTDICPKSVSASTTDCHGKIRELFNEKVYLIGIAALIVAIIMIFEMTFSMVLCCGIRNSPVY